DNA sequence from the Poecile atricapillus isolate bPoeAtr1 chromosome 4, bPoeAtr1.hap1, whole genome shotgun sequence genome:
ATAAAGTAAATATTGAATTATGTAGGAGGACTTACAGAAAGTTCAGTCCCATCAGCCAGGCTGTACTCAAAGTTGACTCCCAGAGTAAATTCAATCTCTATGTTTCGGAAGTTGCTGGCTTCTTTGACATTAAATTTGTCCCCATTTTGTTGGATGGTAATCTTCAGATTATCATGAGCTCCCAGCTTTCTTTTCATCATGCCAACacctaaaaaaaatcagttaaatcagaaaaaaacccaaacctctgGAGCATCATATTTGTCCCTTTGAGTGAATTCTGTGAGTTTATTCCAGTGTTCTGACCcaaatttttgccttttggTTTTCATTGAGGCCATCTTCACTGGTACACATAAAATACAGATCACTGTTCTAACTGGAGTGGTTAGATTTATATCCATATGATGCACAATTTGTACAAACTTTAAGTAACTATCAGGGTGTTATAATGACTTGAATCAAGTGTTTCTCTGAAATTGAAG
Encoded proteins:
- the FABP2 gene encoding fatty acid-binding protein, intestinal isoform X2; amino-acid sequence: MMKRKLGAHDNLKITIQQNGDKFNVKEASNFRNIEIEFTLGVNFEYSLADGTELSGTWTLEGNKLVGTFTRKDNGKVLKATREIVGDELVQTYVYEGVESKRFFKRG